The proteins below are encoded in one region of Triticum aestivum cultivar Chinese Spring chromosome 1B, IWGSC CS RefSeq v2.1, whole genome shotgun sequence:
- the LOC123078624 gene encoding uncharacterized protein has translation MASLILRRMHGALPRAAPWVTSGAALLIGCNLRRARPGRWRWCLGGRRVVSWRHDDALGGPRTACGGSDSVSGAGVARLVARRTNAAARRAWTTRAMWVFTGHATGHLLISTRRPRSRPCRGRAASTPPRHRHPLPRGRCSRRYPAVNPPPTTKGKSPLSVSLPHGPRSLAQPVSPSCLQTHTRIIRFETDLKITSPRLPSLVLSAPPRLPPSPSIKARALLLRSIPLATAQIQTMTVPPSPEPFRVFVGYDPKEHEAYEVCRRSLIRHATVPLDVRPIRQPDLRASGLYWRTRGHMESTEFSFTRFLTPFLAGYRGWALFIDCDFLYLADVAELIASAVPSDAAAAKRLAVVCVKHEYKPLEATKMDGAMQTVYPRKNWSSMVLYNCAHPKNVAALTPDAVSTKTGAFLHRFSWLDDDEIGEVPFVWNFLVGHNRVDPDDPATQPKALHYTCGGPWFDRYRDCEFADLWIKEAEELRAEKEKRRAEKERLELEDDEDDEGN, from the exons ATGGCCTCCCTCATCCTGCGAAGGATGCATGgggctcttcccagggcggcgccctgGGTCACCAGcggggcggcgctgctcatcgGGTGCAATCTGAGAAGAGCACGCCCTGGGCGCTGgcgttggtgtcttggaggtcgccgtgtCGTCAGTTGGCGGCATGACgacgcccttggagggccccgcaccgcctGCGGGGGGTCCGACTCCGTCTCTGGggccggcgtcgcgcggctcgtcGCTCGTCGTAcaaacgccgccgcccgccgggccTGGACTACCAGGGCGATGTGGGTGTTCACGGGCCACGCCACAG gacaCCTCCTGATTTCCACGCGGCGACCGCGTTCCCGCCCGTGCCGTGGCCGTGCCGCATCCACGCCGCCTCGCCACCGACATCCTCTTCCCCGCGGCCGGTGCTCCCGGCGTTACCCAGCTGTCAATCCCCCACCGACGACGAAAGGAAAATCCCCTCTCTCTGTCTCACTGCCTCACGGGCCCCGCTCCCTGGCCCAACCTGTCAGTCCCTCGTGTCTCCAAACACACACCAGGATCATTAGATTCGAAACAGATCTCAAGATCACCTCCCCCCGTTTGCCATCTTTAGTACTTTCAGCCCCACCTCGCCTCCCTCCATCCCCCTCCATTAAAGCCCGCGCCCTCCTCCTCCGCTCCATTCCCCTCGCCACCGCCCAGATCCAGACCATGACggtgccgccgtcgccggagccgttCCGCGTCTTCGTCGGGTACGACCCGAAGGAGCACGAGGCCTACGAGGTGTGTCGCCGCAGCCTGATCCGCCACGCCACCGTGCCGCTCGACGTGCGCCCCATCCGGCAGCCGGACCTCCGCGCGTCGGGGCTCTACTGGCGCACGCGGGGTCACATGGAGAGCACTGAGTTCTCCTTCACCCGCTTCCTCACCCCCTTCCTCGCCGGCTACCGCGGCTGGGCGCTCTTCATCGACTGCGACTTCCTCTACCTCGCCGACGTCGCCGAGCTCATCGCCTCCGCCGTGCCCTCGGACGCTGCCGCCGCCAAGCGCCTCGCCGTCGTCTGCGTCAAGCACGAGTACAAGCCCCTCGAGGCCACCAAGATGGACGGCGCCATGCAGACCGTGTACCCGCGCAAGAACTGGTCCTCCATGGTGCTCTACAACTGCGCCCACCCCAAGAACGTCGCCGCGCTCACCCCGGACGCCGTCAGCACCAAGACCGGCGCCTTCCTCCACCGATTCTCCTGGCTCGACGACGACGAGATCGGGGAGGTGCCCTTCGTCTGGAACTTCCTCGTCGGCCACAACAGGGTCGACCCTGACGACCCGGCCACGCAGCCCAAGGCCCTGCACTACACCTGCGGGGGACCCTGGTTCGACAGGTACAGGGACTGCGAGTTCGCCGACCTCTGGATCAAGGAGGCCGAGGAGCTCAGGGCGGAGAAGGAGAAGCGCAGAGCCGAGAAGGAGAGGCTCGAGCTcgaggacgacgaggacgacgaggggAATTGA